The following are encoded together in the Macadamia integrifolia cultivar HAES 741 chromosome 10, SCU_Mint_v3, whole genome shotgun sequence genome:
- the LOC122090890 gene encoding PHD finger protein ING1-like codes for MSFLEDFQASLESLPTILQRKYSLMCDLDKSLQESQRQNESRCEQEIEDIKRGVKSGNITPDTSLIRFSDDALDEQKHCIRIADEKVALAIQAYDLVDAHVQQLDQYMKRLDEELRRERDLAGAGGVAALNSEVNVKSGRGSETSKGGRKKTRSAAVAVAVAVAADPPNMDLDLPVDPNEPTYCYCNQISFGEMIACDYPDCKIEWFHYGCVGLKESPKGKWYCPDCASTKRRKGK; via the exons aTGTCGTTCCTCGAAGATTTCCAAGCCA GCTTAGAATCATTGCCAACTATATTGCAGCGAAAGTATTCGTTGATGTGTGATTTAGATAAAAGTTTGCAAG AAAGCCAGCGCCAAAATGAATCACGTTGTGAACAAGAAATAGAGGATATTAAAAGAGGAGTTAAGTCTGGTAATATCACACCAGATACTTCGCTTATAAGATTCTCAGATGATGCACTCGACGAGCAAAAGCACTGCATTAGGATTGCTGATGAAAAGGTTGCCTTGGCAATCCAGGCCTATGACTTG GTGGATGCACATGTTCAGCAACTTGATCAATATATGAAGAGACTTGATGAAGAGCTTAGAAGAG AAAGAGATCTTGCTGGTGCTGGTGGGGTAGCTGCTCTGAATtctgaagttaatgttaaatcTGGCAGAGGAAGTGAAACTAGCAAAGGAGGGCGTAAGAA GACACGATCAGCTGCAGTGGCGGTGGCTGTGGCGGTGGCAGCAGATCCACCTAACATGGATTTAGACTTGCCAGTAGATCCAAATGAACCAACATACTGTTATTGCAACCAAATCAGCTTTGGGGAGATGATTGCGTGTGATTACCCAGAT TGCAAGATAGAATGGTTCCATTATGGCTGTGTGGGACTGAAAGAATCCCCCAAAGGGAAGTGGTATTGCCCCGACTGTGCCAGTACTAAGCGTCGGAAAGGCAAATGA